In the Flagellimonas sp. HMM57 genome, one interval contains:
- a CDS encoding DUF4129 domain-containing protein, with protein MLKKLVLGFVLLCWGSSFSQNDSIIKYDSSEITTFEISEEDLRTYQEDESFDYEVVKVEKTWWDDIKNWFYSVLRRFFEWLFGVDEAVGYLAYFLKALPYLLLAVLLFLIIRFFIKANTRSLIYSQQNPNLVNLSEEERIIKTQDIQKLIKEAIAKNDYRLAIRYYYLFILKLLSERELIEWQLQKTNDDYINELSSNTLKNAFTKATLLYDYIWYGEFTIDQHNYSKAEAVFASLKKSIATDV; from the coding sequence ATGCTAAAAAAGTTGGTTTTAGGGTTTGTTCTTTTATGCTGGGGCAGTAGTTTTTCCCAGAACGATTCTATTATCAAATACGACAGTTCTGAAATCACAACATTCGAAATTTCTGAAGAGGATTTAAGAACATATCAAGAAGATGAAAGCTTTGACTATGAGGTCGTCAAGGTGGAAAAAACATGGTGGGATGATATCAAAAACTGGTTTTATAGTGTTTTAAGGCGTTTTTTTGAATGGCTTTTTGGGGTTGATGAGGCAGTTGGCTATCTGGCCTATTTTTTAAAAGCATTGCCCTACCTCCTTTTAGCAGTTCTGTTATTTCTGATCATACGTTTTTTTATCAAAGCCAATACCCGTTCTTTAATTTATAGTCAGCAGAATCCTAATCTTGTTAATCTATCAGAGGAAGAACGTATTATTAAAACTCAGGACATACAAAAGCTTATCAAAGAAGCCATAGCAAAAAACGATTACCGATTAGCAATCAGATACTACTATCTCTTTATTTTAAAACTGCTTTCTGAAAGGGAGCTCATTGAATGGCAGTTGCAAAAAACCAATGATGACTACATTAACGAACTCTCTAGCAACACCCTAAAAAATGCTTTTACAAAAGCGACATTATTGTACGATTATATTTGGTACGGTGAGTTTACCATAGACCAACATAATTATTCAAAGGCCGAGGCCGTTTTCGCATCCCTTAAAAAATCAATTGCAACAGATGTTTAA
- a CDS encoding DUF4350 domain-containing protein has translation MFKKGWVYIVIAIITLGLIFLIEYNKPKKINWSESYVSHHKIPYGTYVFNDLMEKYFPSKTKQVRKPPFEFLSRNDSVEGTYIFVNRFVDFGEAELNTLLDWTSKGNTLFIASDGFEEQLLDTLHLEQYSIYSGGQLDPVFYHELVNPRLKTDTISFDKDYYTLAFNQIDTLHTTVLGQVYAEPDSTEIDSKNINIIKQPFGQGEIILSTFPKAFTNYFILKEGNKNYTAGLLSYLDKGKTILIDNHHKSGKSFYTSPMYLFLNTKELKWAYYLALIGALVYVIFEGKRKQRAIPVVTPLKNQTLAFTRTIADMYFESGEQKKISEHKVAYFLEYIRTKLYMGTQEIDEPFLNRLAIRSNNTLEDAKQLFELINNIESKEQVTDMELQNLNKKIEAFKAKVDGK, from the coding sequence ATGTTTAAAAAGGGTTGGGTCTACATAGTAATAGCGATTATCACCTTAGGGCTCATCTTTCTCATTGAGTATAACAAGCCAAAGAAAATCAATTGGTCTGAATCTTATGTTTCTCACCATAAAATACCCTATGGCACATACGTTTTCAATGATTTGATGGAGAAATATTTCCCCTCAAAAACGAAACAGGTCCGTAAACCTCCATTTGAATTCCTGAGCAGGAACGATTCTGTCGAGGGTACCTATATTTTCGTAAACAGATTCGTAGATTTTGGAGAGGCAGAGCTTAATACTTTACTTGATTGGACAAGCAAAGGAAATACCCTTTTTATTGCTTCGGATGGTTTTGAAGAACAACTATTGGATACCTTGCACCTAGAGCAATACAGTATCTACAGCGGAGGGCAATTAGATCCAGTTTTTTATCATGAACTGGTAAATCCAAGATTAAAAACGGATACCATTTCTTTTGATAAGGACTATTATACGCTTGCCTTCAATCAAATAGATACCTTGCATACTACTGTCCTGGGACAGGTCTACGCGGAACCTGATAGTACCGAAATCGATTCCAAAAATATCAATATCATCAAACAACCCTTTGGGCAAGGTGAGATTATCCTGTCTACATTTCCAAAAGCCTTTACCAATTATTTTATCCTAAAAGAAGGGAACAAAAACTATACTGCCGGGCTTTTGTCCTACTTGGACAAGGGAAAAACTATTTTGATAGATAACCACCATAAATCTGGAAAATCTTTTTATACCTCTCCCATGTATCTTTTTTTAAATACAAAAGAGCTGAAATGGGCGTACTATCTAGCATTAATAGGAGCTCTGGTATATGTTATTTTTGAAGGCAAACGAAAACAACGGGCAATACCCGTAGTTACTCCTCTAAAAAATCAAACCTTGGCGTTTACCAGAACAATTGCCGATATGTACTTTGAAAGTGGAGAACAAAAGAAGATCTCGGAGCATAAGGTAGCTTACTTTCTCGAATATATACGTACAAAGCTGTACATGGGCACACAAGAAATTGATGAACCATTTTTAAATAGATTGGCCATACGAAGCAATAACACTTTGGAAGATGCAAAGCAATTGTTCGAACTTATTAACAACATAGAATCCAAAGAACAGGTTACCGACATGGAATTACAAAATTTGAACAAAAAAATAGAAGCATTTAAAGCGAAAGTTGATGGAAAATAA
- a CDS encoding MoxR family ATPase has translation MENNDLNFDNRVPLEELKNTVELVKKELGSVIIGQQNFVDLLIVSLLVDGHALIEGVPGIAKTITAKLFAKTLKTDFNRIQFTPDLMPSDILGTSVFNMQTSAFEFKKGPIFSNIVLIDEINRAPAKTQAALFETMEERQATVDGTTYKMAEPFMVLATQNPIEQEGTYALPEAQLDRFLFKIKVNYPSVEEEIKIIESHHGRKGKKPEENIEAVLTPKKLAEFKKNIHDIIVEEKIITYIANIITSTRNHPHLYLGASPRASIATLNASKAFAAISGRDFVIPEDVKKALVPVLNHRVILTPEREMEGMTTESVVTMVMESVEIPR, from the coding sequence ATGGAAAATAACGATTTAAACTTTGATAACAGAGTTCCTCTGGAAGAGCTAAAAAATACAGTAGAACTCGTAAAAAAAGAACTGGGCAGTGTCATTATAGGGCAACAGAACTTTGTAGATCTATTGATTGTTTCCCTTTTGGTGGATGGTCATGCCTTGATAGAAGGTGTACCCGGAATTGCGAAGACCATTACTGCCAAACTGTTTGCAAAGACACTAAAAACAGATTTTAACAGGATACAGTTTACGCCAGATTTAATGCCAAGTGATATTCTGGGAACTTCTGTTTTTAATATGCAGACCTCAGCTTTTGAGTTTAAAAAAGGTCCCATTTTTTCCAATATCGTCCTAATAGATGAAATAAACAGGGCACCCGCCAAGACTCAAGCCGCGCTGTTTGAAACGATGGAAGAAAGACAAGCCACAGTCGATGGAACAACATACAAAATGGCCGAACCCTTTATGGTACTGGCAACACAAAACCCTATTGAACAGGAAGGCACCTATGCACTGCCCGAAGCACAGCTAGATAGATTTCTTTTCAAGATTAAGGTAAACTATCCTTCAGTTGAGGAAGAGATTAAAATAATTGAAAGCCATCATGGGCGAAAAGGTAAAAAACCTGAAGAAAACATTGAAGCAGTACTTACTCCAAAAAAACTGGCAGAGTTCAAGAAGAATATTCATGATATCATCGTAGAGGAAAAAATCATCACGTACATTGCAAATATCATTACCAGTACCAGAAACCATCCACATTTGTACTTGGGTGCTTCACCAAGAGCTTCAATCGCTACCCTGAATGCATCAAAAGCTTTTGCTGCAATCTCGGGAAGGGATTTTGTAATTCCCGAAGATGTAAAAAAAGCATTGGTTCCTGTACTCAACCACAGAGTAATTCTGACACCAGAAAGAGAAATGGAAGGAATGACCACCGAAAGTGTCGTAACAATGGTTATGGAATCCGTAGAAATTCCAAGGTAA
- a CDS encoding DUF58 domain-containing protein, whose amino-acid sequence MHFLRSFYIHNRFFRYIAILAACFVLSYWLPELYPIAWVLVFILMALLVCDCYLLYSTPNAIIGKRNTPQKLSNSDDNELQTELFSKYTFRTGVVVIDELPVQFQKRDFEYKTYLTKGEKYMFKYTVRPVERGEYIFGNLNIYASSPLRIVKRRYIFQKDQMVPVYPSIIQMQQYDFLAISNRLSEFGLKKIRRIGHTQEFEQIKDYIKGDDVRTINWKATAKRNQLMVNQYQDEKSQPIYSIIDTGRVMKMPFNGLKLLDYAINSTLAFSNVALKRNDKTGMITFSKKIETFVPALQKISHLNTILEKLYNVTTEFTDSDFGLLYAHIKRKVNHRSLLLLYTNFEHISALKRQLPFLLAIAKKHVLVVVFFENTELESLISKDAEDLQTIYHKTIAEKFSLEKRLMQKELQQYGIQTILTKPENLSINTINKYLEIKARGLL is encoded by the coding sequence ATGCATTTTCTAAGGTCGTTTTATATTCATAACAGGTTCTTTAGGTATATCGCCATTTTGGCAGCATGCTTTGTACTGTCCTACTGGTTACCCGAGCTATACCCCATAGCCTGGGTACTGGTCTTTATTCTTATGGCCCTTTTAGTCTGTGACTGCTACCTTTTGTACAGTACGCCCAATGCCATTATTGGAAAACGCAATACACCTCAAAAACTTTCCAACAGTGATGACAACGAACTGCAGACCGAACTTTTTTCTAAGTATACTTTTAGAACAGGAGTTGTTGTAATCGATGAACTTCCTGTGCAATTTCAAAAACGTGATTTTGAATACAAAACTTACCTGACCAAAGGAGAAAAGTACATGTTCAAGTATACCGTAAGACCTGTAGAGCGGGGAGAATATATCTTCGGTAATTTGAATATCTACGCTTCTTCCCCTTTGAGAATTGTAAAACGACGATATATATTCCAAAAAGACCAAATGGTTCCCGTATACCCATCCATCATACAGATGCAACAGTATGACTTTTTGGCGATAAGCAACCGTTTAAGCGAGTTTGGGCTAAAAAAAATACGGCGAATAGGACATACACAAGAGTTTGAACAAATAAAGGACTACATAAAAGGCGATGATGTACGGACCATCAATTGGAAAGCTACAGCTAAGAGAAACCAATTAATGGTCAACCAATATCAAGATGAAAAATCGCAACCCATTTATTCCATCATCGATACCGGTAGGGTTATGAAAATGCCTTTTAACGGATTGAAGTTATTGGATTACGCCATCAATTCCACTCTGGCATTTTCCAACGTAGCTTTAAAGCGAAACGACAAAACGGGAATGATCACGTTCTCCAAAAAAATTGAAACGTTTGTACCGGCATTGCAAAAAATCTCCCACCTCAACACTATTTTAGAGAAGTTATATAACGTTACCACAGAATTCACCGATTCAGATTTTGGTTTGCTCTACGCCCACATAAAACGAAAGGTAAACCATAGAAGTTTATTGTTATTATATACCAATTTTGAGCATATCTCTGCACTAAAAAGACAACTCCCCTTCCTTTTGGCCATTGCAAAAAAACACGTTCTGGTCGTAGTGTTCTTTGAAAACACAGAACTAGAATCCCTCATCAGCAAAGATGCCGAAGATTTGCAGACCATTTATCACAAGACAATTGCCGAAAAGTTTTCGTTGGAAAAAAGACTCATGCAAAAAGAGCTACAACAGTATGGCATTCAAACAATTTTGACCAAACCGGAAAACTTGTCCATCAATACCATAAATAAGTATCTTGAAATTAAAGCAAGAGGACTTCTTTAG
- a CDS encoding nitronate monooxygenase family protein, which translates to MEHNKITRLFGVKYPIVQGGMIWASGWRLASAVSNAGGLGLLGAGSMYPDVLKEHIEKCQKATDKPFGVNIPMLYPNIEELMEVILSSGVKIVFTSAGNPKTWTSHLQKHGVTVAHVVSSVKFALKAQDAGVDAVVAEGFEAGGHNGRDETTTMVLIPSVKEKIDIPLIAAGGIATGQAMLATMILGADGVQVGSRFAASVEGSSHDLFKEQIVSAKEGDTQLTLKELAPVRLLKNKFYGDVQNAYANGATVEDLKHLLGRARAKRGMFEGDLNEGELEIGQVSGLIHEIKSATSIVEDLMTGFNKGVEEVKSF; encoded by the coding sequence ATGGAACACAATAAAATTACCCGGCTTTTTGGAGTAAAGTACCCCATTGTACAAGGAGGAATGATTTGGGCAAGTGGTTGGCGTTTGGCATCAGCAGTTTCCAATGCTGGTGGATTGGGATTGCTCGGTGCAGGAAGTATGTATCCCGATGTTCTAAAGGAACATATTGAAAAATGTCAAAAAGCAACCGATAAACCTTTTGGTGTAAACATTCCCATGCTGTATCCAAATATTGAAGAGTTGATGGAAGTCATTTTGAGCAGTGGGGTAAAAATTGTTTTTACATCGGCGGGAAATCCAAAAACGTGGACGAGTCATTTACAGAAACACGGTGTTACCGTTGCACATGTGGTCAGCAGTGTAAAATTCGCGTTAAAAGCTCAGGATGCCGGAGTTGATGCCGTAGTGGCCGAAGGATTTGAAGCGGGCGGACATAATGGAAGGGATGAAACCACTACAATGGTCTTAATTCCATCAGTAAAGGAAAAAATCGATATTCCTTTGATAGCAGCAGGCGGTATTGCTACAGGTCAAGCCATGTTGGCAACAATGATTCTGGGTGCTGACGGGGTACAAGTGGGCAGTAGATTTGCTGCAAGCGTAGAAGGTTCTTCGCACGATTTGTTCAAAGAACAGATTGTTTCCGCTAAAGAAGGAGATACACAATTGACCCTTAAAGAGCTGGCTCCTGTACGCTTACTGAAAAACAAATTTTATGGAGATGTTCAAAATGCTTATGCCAACGGAGCAACTGTGGAAGATTTGAAACATTTATTGGGTAGGGCAAGGGCCAAGCGCGGTATGTTTGAAGGGGATTTAAACGAAGGGGAACTGGAAATAGGCCAAGTATCTGGACTTATCCATGAAATTAAATCGGCAACATCTATCGTAGAAGACTTGATGACAGGGTTTAATAAAGGAGTAGAGGAAGTCAAAAGTTTTTAA
- the mnmA gene encoding tRNA 2-thiouridine(34) synthase MnmA — translation MKKVVVGLSGGVDSSVTAYLLKEQGYEVIGLFMKNWHDDSVIISDECPWLEDSNDALIVAEKLGIPFQTVDLSEVYKERIVDYMFNEYERGRTPNPDVLCNREIKFDVFLKIALQLGADFVATGHYCRKGIIKNEDGTETYQLLSGVDGNKDQSYFLCQLSQEQLSKTLFPIGGLTKPEVRKIAAENDLVTADKKDSQGLCFIGKVHLPDFLQQKLKPKKGVIVEVPNTASHFMGALPEFEDKAEELAYCAKKPVYDLSDGKVVGEHQGAHYFTTGQRKGLNVGGTKEPLFVIDTDVDNNIIYTGQGKSHPGLLRHTLFVNENELHWVREDLALLIGETMEVEARIRYRQPLQKATLYKTESGLYVDFKEKQSAITEGQFVAWYKSDELIGSGVIS, via the coding sequence TTGAAAAAAGTTGTTGTTGGACTTTCCGGAGGTGTTGATTCCAGTGTAACCGCCTACCTTTTAAAAGAACAGGGGTACGAGGTTATTGGCCTTTTCATGAAGAATTGGCACGATGATTCCGTGATTATTTCTGATGAATGTCCATGGTTGGAAGATAGCAACGATGCGCTTATCGTTGCCGAAAAATTGGGTATCCCTTTTCAAACTGTGGACTTAAGTGAAGTATACAAAGAACGTATTGTGGATTACATGTTCAATGAATATGAAAGGGGGAGAACGCCAAATCCTGATGTGCTCTGCAACCGTGAAATTAAATTTGATGTCTTCCTAAAGATAGCCCTACAATTGGGAGCTGATTTTGTTGCGACCGGGCATTACTGTAGAAAGGGAATTATCAAGAATGAAGATGGCACCGAAACGTATCAGTTGTTATCAGGTGTAGATGGCAATAAGGACCAATCCTATTTTTTATGTCAACTTTCGCAAGAGCAATTGAGCAAGACCTTGTTTCCCATTGGTGGGCTAACCAAACCAGAGGTTAGAAAAATTGCAGCGGAAAACGATTTGGTTACTGCTGATAAAAAAGATTCGCAAGGGCTCTGTTTTATTGGAAAAGTACATCTGCCAGATTTTTTACAACAAAAATTGAAGCCCAAAAAAGGGGTTATTGTTGAAGTGCCGAATACCGCATCCCATTTTATGGGAGCGCTTCCAGAATTTGAAGATAAAGCTGAGGAATTGGCATACTGCGCAAAGAAACCTGTATATGACTTGTCTGATGGGAAAGTGGTTGGAGAACATCAAGGGGCACATTATTTTACCACAGGACAACGCAAAGGTTTGAATGTTGGAGGAACCAAAGAACCACTTTTTGTCATTGATACCGACGTGGACAATAATATCATCTATACCGGACAAGGGAAATCCCATCCAGGGCTTTTGAGGCATACCCTATTTGTAAATGAAAACGAACTGCACTGGGTACGAGAAGATTTAGCTCTGCTTATTGGCGAAACGATGGAAGTAGAAGCAAGAATTCGCTATAGACAACCTTTGCAGAAAGCCACGCTTTACAAAACTGAGAGTGGACTTTATGTAGATTTTAAAGAAAAACAATCGGCTATAACCGAAGGCCAGTTTGTGGCGTGGTACAAAAGTGATGAACTTATTGGCTCGGGCGTTATTTCATAA
- a CDS encoding fasciclin domain-containing protein, with the protein MRFSLFFSTLLLIVLSFSSCSLDDDGTDRPDESLADLISNDDNFQSLKAALEEAELLDNLDRTGLNTFLAPTDDAFNAFLDGQALSEIPKADLRRLLLVHIVAGEISTQDFVRAEEGYMITSSPGIVENSPINLYFNTDNGIVISGKAKIVSSGSNKRASNGILHQIDAILELPTLADFIAVDDRLNELEKSLTSPGQPDFMATLDTPNGEAPAPFTVFAPINDAFEDFGDLPIGDDLTPVLEHHVIASKNIVTRDMEQNMTLETIEGDDLTVRIIGNQINLIDGANNNTTRIIGGNLQASNGVLHLVDDILIPDTTN; encoded by the coding sequence ATGAGATTCTCTTTATTTTTTTCTACCCTATTATTAATCGTATTAAGTTTCAGTTCATGCTCTTTGGACGATGATGGCACAGACCGACCCGATGAAAGCCTAGCTGACCTAATTTCCAATGATGATAACTTTCAATCACTAAAAGCAGCTTTGGAAGAAGCAGAATTGCTCGACAATTTGGACCGTACCGGACTCAATACATTCTTAGCACCTACGGATGACGCTTTTAATGCCTTCCTTGATGGTCAAGCTCTTTCTGAAATCCCCAAAGCAGATTTGAGAAGATTGTTGTTGGTCCATATCGTGGCAGGAGAAATTAGTACCCAGGATTTTGTTCGAGCAGAAGAAGGCTATATGATAACTTCTTCACCTGGAATAGTTGAAAATAGTCCTATCAACCTATATTTTAATACTGATAACGGTATTGTAATCAGTGGGAAGGCTAAAATTGTCAGTTCTGGTTCAAACAAAAGAGCCTCTAACGGTATCTTGCATCAAATAGATGCTATTCTCGAACTACCCACACTTGCGGATTTCATTGCAGTAGACGACAGATTAAACGAACTTGAAAAATCACTTACATCCCCTGGACAACCGGATTTCATGGCAACACTTGATACCCCAAACGGAGAAGCACCTGCCCCATTTACAGTATTCGCACCGATCAATGACGCTTTTGAAGATTTTGGGGACCTCCCAATTGGCGATGACCTTACGCCGGTTTTGGAACATCATGTTATTGCTTCCAAGAACATTGTTACACGCGACATGGAACAAAACATGACGCTTGAAACCATAGAAGGAGATGATTTAACGGTAAGGATCATTGGAAATCAAATCAACCTTATCGATGGCGCTAACAACAATACCACAAGAATCATAGGCGGCAATCTTCAAGCATCAAATGGTGTGCTTCATTTGGTGGATGACATTTTGATTCCAGATACCACCAACTAA
- a CDS encoding SIMPL domain-containing protein, translating into MKQVIGILGLLFFVNCQNSSIVEPSKLKTIMIKSFGEVETPPDMATFHIDLSCLDKSIQTSKKCLVDKSNILHDRLLGFGIEKNDILTTSVAMNKSYTWRNNSNIFEGYRSSTSVFITVRNIEKLSEIYTELLENRNLDLGGLSYSHSKIDSLENAAYVKALEKSKILADRLLQELPESKKEILKIGNVEISGSMPEKNIFQPENEFGMAQQPNVLQEKSIAISKGILKMSATLYAEYQIK; encoded by the coding sequence ATGAAACAAGTTATTGGAATCCTTGGTCTTTTGTTCTTCGTAAACTGTCAAAATAGTTCAATTGTTGAACCTTCAAAATTGAAAACCATCATGATCAAATCTTTTGGAGAAGTAGAAACACCTCCCGATATGGCCACTTTTCATATAGATTTAAGCTGTTTGGACAAATCAATACAAACTTCGAAAAAGTGCTTGGTAGATAAGTCAAATATACTCCATGATCGTTTATTGGGTTTTGGGATAGAAAAGAATGATATTTTAACCACTTCGGTAGCCATGAACAAGAGCTATACTTGGAGAAACAATTCAAACATATTTGAAGGTTACAGGAGTTCCACAAGTGTTTTTATCACGGTAAGAAATATTGAAAAGCTCAGTGAGATTTATACGGAGTTGCTAGAGAACAGAAACCTTGATTTGGGTGGTTTGAGTTATTCGCACTCAAAAATTGATAGTTTAGAAAACGCTGCCTATGTGAAGGCACTCGAAAAATCGAAAATACTTGCTGATAGATTGCTACAGGAACTACCAGAGTCCAAGAAGGAAATCTTAAAAATTGGGAATGTCGAAATTTCCGGTTCTATGCCCGAGAAAAACATATTTCAACCTGAAAATGAATTTGGCATGGCACAGCAACCCAACGTTTTACAAGAAAAATCGATAGCTATAAGCAAAGGGATTCTTAAAATGAGCGCAACACTGTATGCTGAATACCAGATAAAATAA
- a CDS encoding fasciclin domain-containing protein, which produces MKNIPHLGKSLIVLILVLFISSCSKNDDDANPKTDDEIGNTDDDPNTLPNIVALAESVDMLSTLMDAIELADADLVQVLSADGQLTVFAPTNDAFNALLDQLEGFEKLEDFDEEEEKALLAEILKYHVISGTVALSSDLSDGKVLETLQTESLKVNVDGSVFIADKTDDLSEVVSADNNASNGVVHIVDKVLVPQAALDILFPKPSIVEIVVETEQLSLLEEAVLKVGLDEDLNAEGPFTLFAPTDKAIEELFELLGDSFTSFDDFDNFLELQILKQILLYHVVSGNITSGELSPGTVPTLLENENIEVIASNDTFVIGDASDIDANLEEIDKEASNGVVHIIDKILIPQEVQDFLNTLNPDDPNAGIPTIKELVEDSDELTFLKEALELTGLLDTLGEEGPYTVFAPTGETISFLFGLLGGSFTKLEDFDLDFEIDLLRQVLSYHVVPGVFTANDLAIGDLNTLLNDDTIAVGYVNNAFFLQDALGLNVNFRVTDIPAGNGVIHTINRVMVPQSVIDAIVSRTESTITRILDRLDPEHKELAIAACLLVHESFEDILDTEFTLFLPTNQAFLDLFDQLDGINSLADFDTEEELKLLGTILTYHYIEGTKAKSTQLTNGQELITYQGEKLNINTNGGIQLIDQTGEPSNVTSPDTEVLSGVIHIVDKVLLPKQVLNKLAM; this is translated from the coding sequence ATGAAAAACATCCCGCATTTAGGAAAATCCCTTATAGTATTGATTTTAGTCCTTTTTATAAGCTCTTGCAGCAAAAATGACGACGACGCCAACCCAAAGACAGATGATGAAATTGGTAATACCGACGATGATCCAAACACATTACCCAATATCGTAGCACTGGCAGAAAGTGTTGATATGTTAAGTACTTTAATGGATGCAATTGAACTAGCTGATGCTGATTTGGTACAAGTATTATCCGCAGATGGCCAATTAACAGTTTTTGCTCCCACCAATGACGCTTTTAATGCACTTCTAGATCAGCTTGAAGGTTTTGAAAAGCTCGAAGATTTTGATGAGGAAGAAGAAAAGGCCCTCTTAGCTGAAATTTTAAAGTACCACGTTATTTCTGGTACTGTTGCTTTATCCTCTGATTTATCGGATGGTAAAGTATTGGAGACACTCCAGACTGAAAGCTTAAAAGTTAACGTAGATGGAAGTGTTTTTATAGCGGACAAAACAGATGACCTTTCCGAAGTAGTTAGTGCGGACAATAATGCTTCCAATGGCGTGGTTCATATTGTGGATAAAGTTTTAGTACCACAAGCTGCCTTGGATATACTTTTTCCAAAACCAAGTATTGTAGAAATTGTTGTTGAAACAGAACAATTGTCCCTCTTGGAAGAGGCCGTCTTAAAAGTAGGGTTGGATGAAGATTTAAATGCAGAAGGTCCCTTCACATTGTTTGCTCCAACGGACAAAGCCATTGAAGAACTTTTTGAACTTCTTGGAGATAGCTTTACAAGCTTTGATGATTTTGATAATTTCTTGGAACTCCAAATTTTAAAGCAGATTTTACTGTACCATGTGGTCTCAGGAAATATTACTTCTGGTGAGCTTTCTCCCGGTACCGTTCCTACCCTGCTAGAGAATGAGAACATTGAGGTAATAGCCTCCAATGATACCTTTGTAATTGGGGACGCTTCGGACATTGATGCAAACCTCGAGGAAATAGATAAAGAAGCTAGCAATGGAGTAGTCCATATTATTGATAAAATTTTGATTCCTCAAGAAGTACAGGACTTTTTGAACACCTTGAATCCAGATGATCCAAACGCAGGTATTCCAACAATAAAGGAACTGGTTGAAGATTCTGATGAGCTTACTTTCCTAAAGGAAGCATTAGAGCTCACAGGATTATTGGATACATTAGGTGAAGAAGGTCCTTATACGGTCTTTGCTCCAACCGGGGAAACCATAAGCTTTCTTTTTGGTCTTTTGGGGGGATCTTTTACCAAACTCGAAGACTTTGACCTCGATTTTGAAATTGATTTGTTGAGGCAAGTGCTCAGTTACCATGTTGTGCCCGGTGTATTTACTGCTAATGATTTGGCCATTGGTGATTTAAATACCCTATTAAACGATGATACTATAGCAGTAGGCTATGTAAACAACGCTTTTTTTTTACAGGATGCATTGGGTCTTAATGTGAATTTTAGAGTTACCGATATTCCTGCTGGCAACGGTGTCATCCATACCATCAATAGGGTTATGGTTCCACAATCTGTAATCGATGCCATAGTTTCCAGAACCGAGAGTACCATCACGAGAATTTTGGATAGACTGGACCCAGAACATAAAGAGTTGGCTATTGCGGCTTGCCTATTAGTGCATGAAAGTTTTGAAGATATTCTAGATACCGAATTCACCCTTTTTCTTCCCACAAACCAAGCGTTCCTAGATTTGTTCGATCAATTGGACGGTATTAATTCCTTAGCTGATTTTGATACCGAAGAAGAACTAAAGCTATTGGGCACGATTCTTACCTATCATTATATAGAAGGTACAAAAGCTAAATCAACACAGTTGACCAATGGCCAAGAATTGATTACATATCAAGGAGAAAAGTTAAACATAAATACAAATGGTGGAATACAGCTTATTGACCAAACTGGTGAACCTTCCAATGTCACTTCTCCAGATACTGAAGTTTTAAGCGGAGTCATTCATATCGTGGATAAAGTACTACTTCCAAAGCAAGTCTTAAACAAACTTGCCATGTAG